A window of Gambusia affinis linkage group LG03, SWU_Gaff_1.0, whole genome shotgun sequence genomic DNA:
ACTGTCTGTGCTGCATTTATGgcaaataaaagtgaaaatgaattgtaaagaactttctttctttctaatttgatggatttctgttttttccttcttattgtttttatttctaatttttttaatagtttttttcctatttgttttcttcatgattttattttttctaactttctaatgttatttctttggctttttttcATCCTTCCTTTGTTCATCTAAAAAAGAGTAACCAGTAAGAGTAAACCTACAGTAATCATGAAATCCAAAGTGAACAGTGGGTTTATCACAAACAGGTAGTTGGTTGTAACccctatttgtttttgtttttttacctggaTTTGATCAATAGGTCTAAGCGGtatgaggatttttttgtttttcttctgtgctACATCcataattttttctaattttggaaattattctttttaaaaaatgcttataaAATGCCTTTATGGATTCaacatatgaaacaaaaaacatgttttggctTTTTGTAACATTGTACCTAAAggggcaaaacaaaacaaaaaaagaattccAATGAGAAAGTTTCACTTATAAAAACTAAGTATGATtcttggttttcatttttaatgctttcGTTTTCAGAAAATCACCACCAAAAATGCTTTTGGTCTGCATCTGATTGATTACATGGCTGATATTCTAAAGCAAAAGGATTCTGAGATCACCAACTTCAAGGTATGTCTCCTGAAAACTACTGCTTTGTCAATGCTATAAGTATAACGAACATGAAGgataatatttacatttaatgctAAGTGTTAAGTAAGAAAGATAAGCATTACGTGCTAAATGTCCTGGTTTTTTAGAGACACTGCTTGTATTGTTATGATTTTGGTTAAGAAAAGCATTTTGATTTTGGTGTAGGAACTTTACACCCCAACAgatcaaattatgttttttactaTCTACTCTAGAGTTTATAGAGTGCAGTCACACAGAggtttttgtgaattttcatCATGtaagctgtgttttgtttgtgtctaCAGGTGGCAGCTGGTACTCTGGATGCCAGTACAAAGATCTATGCTGTGAGAGTGGATGCTGTTCATGCTGATGCCTACAAAGTGTTGGGTGGTCTTGGGGCCGAAACAAAACCTGGAGAAGGTGAGAATCCAGCATCGAGTTCTGTTTGGTGATTGTCCTAAACACTAGGGTGCGTGCCGTGTATTAATAATCATATTCAGTTGATCCAGTATCAAGTATCCTATTCTTGGTTTTCTCactcatgtgtgtgtgtgttggtataTACGGATGTATTTGGTTGCAGGTGACTACTCACAATAATGCATGAAGGGCTGTGTGTATTTAAAGGACCATTAtgtgaaatttactttttttttttttttttttataaagctttCCATCATGTTACAATGATGTTCCCTCACCAAAAACttacctgaagtgttgctttgattctttcaagcatgtttgaggaatcctttttatctccgtggcaaccattcagtaggagctacttctcagtgcaatgctggtaaaaacattgacaaagggttaatagaggctTTGATGATTTCCTGAAGGCAGGATGTCAGGAAGAGCAGCAACTTCTTAAAGAagcagaggcccaatttcaaggcgttaaattacaatataaactttattttcagtcatatttgacatgtaTACAGTattctttttaaacaactgaagttaacatagtaactccattgtgctataaaattgcaATATGTCCAAACAATCTGCTCTTAGTCATCTATTTATTCTTGTACTTTTTGTGCTCATGCAGATCACGGTTTGAAAGATGAGAACGTGGATGGAGACGAGGCAGCCGGAGGAGACGTGGCTGCCAAGCAGCCAAAGAAAAAGAGGCCTCCTAAAAAGACAGTGGAGCAGAACCTGAGCAACATCAACTGTGCAGATTCTGAGAGGAGATGTGAGGTAAAAGTGGAGCTGTTGTTTACAATACACATtactgctgctttgtgtttagGAGTACTTGATTTTATCACTTTATCCTGTGGTTGGGCAATAAATCAGTTCAAAATcagttgggggttttttgggggaggggtggaggtgggttagGGTTCTGCTAATGCACACCTTGGGTTTCtgtagttcagagtgatgtcgtCCCGCTCTTGTCCGCTGGAACCCTGAGCATCTTGTTTGgccagggtaaaaaaaaaaaattaatttcaagatTAAAAACTAGTAGTATTACGAGAGTATAATAGTAGTATTAACAGAAGTTGtaaattttatgagaactccaacacaaaaataaaaaaaattaattgtccaagttttttttttttcccccccaattgaaacacattttttcttgtaattttaggACATTCTGGTACAAATTGCatatttattctgctaatattatgactgCATTCTCATATTTAAGCAAAAAGTCTCGCAGCCCTAATACACTGTCGTACGCAGAAGTGAtggttgaaataaaagccactttttgaaatttttttctgtcatttgtaattttgtttttagaaaagaaagcaagaaaaaaaatctcttaaaattaatttttatgccATATTACCCAGTCCTAGTTTTCCCTAATAGAAGatacatttccattacaaaaatgtgcaaaactttatcaatattccactaatgttggGCGAGGACAACAATGCAATTGTGGCGGTTTCATTATCTGCTGTGTCTCTACTACCACTCAGATACTTGATTCTCCAAGTGATTGAAACTGcataattatattatattcGCCAAACGTTGGGTGGTGGCAGATACTTTAATATTGGATGAAGGTCAGGAGTCAGACGGGGGTCAAACAGAGCGTTCAGTTTCCTCTTTAACCTCCGTTTTAACATGGCCGCTTCACTTTTGTTCAGCCGTTAACATGAAGGCATAATCTCTTTGACTTTGTTACCGGTTTTTACTTTGTAGCGGTAATTCAGCGAGATCCTTTCTTTAACTTTGACTCGTCTCCCAGGTGGACCCCATGTTTCAGCGGATGGCCTCATCCTTTGATGAGAGCAGCACAGCGGGGGTCTTTCTGTCCGTTCTCTTCAGTGAGAGCAGTCGCTGCGAGCTGCTGTTTCCCTCACACATGACCCTCCTGCAGTCCACACCCTCCTACTCTCCACCGACTCCACAGAGAGTTTCTGCATCACCGTTCaagggtaaaaataaaacacagcaaccAGTACAAAAAGAGTACATCTTAATGGACGTCTGTGACATTAGTTGAATAGTTAGTTGAATATTTGAGCCACGTTTCGGAGCTGATCTCTGTAAGGAATGCTAagttctctctgtttttctgtgctgtGCTCCTGCCAGCTGCGCTGCAGCGATCCCAGCAGAAGAGCTGCATCTGCCCCTCACTGCAAGACTTCTCATTCACAAGCTGGAACCCTGAGCAGGTCAGAGGAACCATCAAACTAAAATATGTGCTTTTGAAAATCTTCTTAGAGGAGATGTGAATTATCCCCAACCAGAATGTGCTCATTTAACTACCAGTTGAATTATCTTATTAAAGTGGAAAGATCCAGCTCTACCTTCTCATTCACGTGTTTGTGGGTTAAAATTGGAACAATATATATGGTTGTGTACTTTATCTAgcaatatatttctaaaaacgATCAATACCAACCCATTGATATGGGATTGGGAATATCTTAGAGTTCTTTACTTCTGTTGTGATCTCAAGtttaaaggaatattttatGCTGGATTTCTATAAGTACCATTTAGTGGTTGGCACTTATCGTTTTATCACTTAGCGTGATAAATGTCTTATCATAAAATTTTGATTGATCTTTGTCACCTTAAATTCCGATCGTTATTTTTACGTGtcttcactgtttgttcaataaagcTGAATCAATAAATATCggtcattttgaaaatgtaactaaatgCCACAAGTTTGTGGATTTTAGTGGTACacatcacacttctttatgtgactggtgtcctaaagaacCCTGTTGCTGATTGGTCCGTTTCTTATGAGCAGAAATTCAAactcaaatatactttattgatctaaaagacaaattaacttCTGTTCCATGGAGTCacagaaaaaagtaataaatagttcttattgtcacttttatcattattacaacagtacaaaaaaagtgataaaactTCAATTTGACACCCTATCTTCTTATTCTAACTACATAATAAGAAGATATAATGGGGTTTAACATGCTAGCCTATCGTTTTAAAAGTGGGATCTGatttaaaagtatttgtttttttttcagggtgaCTTTCTGTTTTAGCTGTAGGCTGACCTACTAGtcattccagattttttttgtttcatcaatAACATCAATAGGAATATGCTGTATGTTTTTGGATAGAGtagtaaattaattttaacagaaaattattaaCTTTGTTATTCACGTTGATTACGTTTTTGGAGATCAATATTTTTACTAAACCCAATAAAAGTGCATGACATTATTCATTGATTAATACTTTCTGGACCAAAAATGCTCACACTCAAtagattttatgcatttaatgaatattttaaaaaaatcagcattttcttttttaattctttagCTATTTAACTTCCCAATTTCTGCTTAGAGTCTTTGAATagaaaattggacatttttattcCCTCTAAGTCACTTTAAAGCTCTAATTTCAAGAAAcgttttaaaactgttttccagCTCATCAGAATATAACGTCCAGACTAAACTGAAAGTCGTCTAATTTTCTATCAATGTTTTAATTACTGGATATGAATAAACGGAGTCGGGTCAAACCATGAATCTGTCTGTCTGAATGTTGATCTGCCTTCAGACCATGAACCAGCTGCTGGAGAAGATGAAGCAGGGCGAACACGTGTTTGACTTGAATGCTGAGCCGGAGCCGGAGCCAGAAGAAGACGACTGCCCTGACTTTGATGCTGATTATGAAGAGGGACTAGCTGACTGTGAGGAAGGATCTAAGGAACAAAAGGAGGGCTGCGAATCGTCCGGCCCCAGCAAAGGAAGGTACGATGTCGGATGTCGTCGGCCGACACTGTGGGAATATTTGTGGTCATGATTATTATATTACCAGGagatctgttttattttttttaagttttgggtTGTGGTGGGACtcggaaacaacaacaaaacaagcaacattTTCTAATCCAAAACCCtttacttattgtttttaatctgttatttatgtttttcaaccATCAGCTTGGTTCAAAGTGCTGTTATACTCACTCAGCTTTCATGTAGATTCttcgaaaagaaaaaaaaaatctttagaaatgtggacgcTTATATTAGCTTTAGGGACGTCTGtcctgctacatgtttagcattgagatgctactTTAGGCTTGCATAGCTTTGGTGATAGGCTAACTCCATTTAGCACATCTTCAACACAATACTCTTTGCTGGCATCCTATCAGATCATTtatagaaacagattttttaatatatttttttcaagcgCCAACAGAATCAGCTTCCTCATACGGATGTAgcttgtgcatcagatttacgGGCGTACCAGAAACGGAATACTGGCCGGAACCTTTtgtatgtgtatttattttttttaattaataaaagtgATTAATTTCATCAATGAATTGctcttcaaattgtttttaatgtatcaGAATCTATTTGGGGGAAAACGTGACCtttgttttgagtaaaaatatttaaagattagCACTTCAACAAGCTAAAACATGAGCTGGTTCCTCAACCTGGTGGATTCTTTTCCTTACATCTGGCATGTCTGTGAACAAAACAGTGAATGATCAGCATGTTgatcagaaaacacattttcacctcAAAAGTGTTCAGCAATTTGTGTTTACTTCTCTCAGCTTCAGATTGTCACTTTCACACTGCTCCTTGTTACAATTCAAACTGAAGTGTAACAAAGTCCTTTTGCAGAGGTTGAGAGTAGGACAACTGAGTTCTGCTCCTTTCCAAtgttactgttttctttctgatgaTTCTTCTGTTGGTCCTCCAGGGACGTGATTCCCATTGGAGAAGGAGACATCGCCACCATGTGTCTGCAGCTTTCCTCTCAGCCCAGAGAATATTCTTACTTCAGCCCGAGAACCATGGCAGCCTGGGCCGGCCCCGGATACTGGCAGTTCAAACCCAAACACAAACGTGAGTGAAGAGAATCACTTTCCTGCTCATCTTATAACTCCCCATAAAAtatcatatattttatattttattttattttatctacaactactACTCAGTggtagttgttactgtgtcttgtctctatgctgcaactgcgaagtaatttccctgctgggatgaataaagttattctattctattctatcttaaagctacagtatacaatttttatttaagaaatcagtttttttacACACTTGTTAAAATGATTACTATGAAGTGACAGTATAATGCGTGACAGTCTGTGTAAAAATCAAGCTcgtcctccctgagctactataGCTGTCTGCAGAAGTGCACAGCTCCCGgtccaaaacaaccaatcagagccaggaggaggggcttgcCGCTGTCAGTCACACTTGTGTACTcgcaatgtgtttttttgttgttgttttcacagattgATTACCcgtctcataccatactgtcacaactagtgacagttttaacaaataagtaaaaaaaaatgtttttaaagtaagtTATAAACTGTAACTTTAAGTAGAACATGCTAAACTTTATAGACAATTTATTGGTCTGTCCATGTCACTGTAGCATCACCATAATTACCATAAGTATGAATTTCAAACTGAACTCGGTTTGACGTCTACTTGACTTCCAGTTGATTCAGAAtaggataaaaagaaaagaagttccTGTTCAGTCAGAAATTTGCCAGACATTCACTCATGTTCTCACTATAATGGTTCACACTCTTTAGTTTATGATTTATAACAAATACTGGCACACGGTTTTTATTGCATGTGCAGACTGGGGCTTCCTAAACCTCTGACTCGCATTAAGGAGTGGACACTCTGAACACTCGCACTAATAGGCAACAATATTTCAGAAGCActcatttctttcaaattaatttaattaaaacatgactACATAACTTGAGGCTGAAATATGGGTGTGAACAAAAACccatatttaaatttcaaaatgtagtGGATTCTTTGCTTGCTGAATTGAACTTcctgaaaagaaagaattagATTATAAGTAGTGATGTTTTAAATCGGGACTAATGAGAAAATGGTGCATGATTAAAATCAAAACGTGCGCCTGCTCATCACCGTACAGACTTGACAAGGACTTTCTGTCCATTGcatcttttgtgttttccagaggAAGGCACAGTAAACATGACTGCATCCTTACACAAATATTAGCTATCCTAACACACTaagcttgttttgtgttttgagtGACCTGCAAGAAAATGATGCTCTCACATTCTCTCAAAATTAAGAGTTTATTGATCCTTGCGGTTCATGTATACAGGaaactgattgtttttgttgtgcttttatttgactttttatcctgtttgttgtgtttcagtggaTCATGTTCCTGACAAAGAGACCAGAAAAAGGAAGCCCAAGAAGAGCTTTGAAATAGACTTCAACGATGATGTCAACTTTGACACGTACTTCCGCACCACGAGGGTAAACCTGCTTTAACGCCCAACacctgaatattttttcaaactgttcaaaaaaactaaagtgtCTTAAATCCtcatctaaactttttttttttttttgtgcatcgattgtttttgctgtttaatgCCAGACGGGATGGGATTAGCTTCAGCATAAAGGGCAAGGCACTGGTTTGGATTGTCTACTTAATgataataacacattttatgcttttcaaGACACTTTGACGCTGTACACagtaataaaaatttttttttaaaaacgggAATAGCAGCAACAAAGAATCAGAAACATAAATTAGACTTTCAATTTTAATAAGTATAGTTTTCTTGGGATAGGGAGTTTCCTGTTTTCATATAAATCTTTATCATTTTTTGCTTCAGTCTTTTTGACAAAGGCAGGAGGAATCGATCAGAATGTGTCGTTGTCGAAACTGTCATAAATGGTTAGAATATGCCTtgatcccaataaaatgcattacaGTTTGCAGATGGGACATGAGTGAATGCATAATAACATGAGGCCCTGTAGCTCCAGTAGCCTGAAGCAGCTAGCTGAGACAGCTGAATTCCTGATTCCTcccaaacattttgtcttttgagtctcttttttttttttttcctccttatttCCAGGCAGCCACCACTAACAGTAAGTCCGCCCTCAGTGCCAGCAACAAGAAGACGACCCTGCCTGCGGATTTCAAGTTTGCCCCGGAGACTCTCTCCCAGCTCAGCCTCAAACCGTCCAGCTCGGTGAGATAATATGCCCCATCTGGTCACTGATCTGCTTTTTAACTAAAATACATCAGAAGTAATACGTCATAATGGACAGTTCTTATGTTGGAGTGAGTCTGATTAATCGGACGATATTTAAGTGTTCAGGAGAACTTGTGGCAACATTCACCAACTTTGTctcattttattctttcattgaAAGAACCTCCAGTTCTACGTCTTTACAGTCACACAATAATCCAAGGCAAACACTGATTTCTTGAAGCTTagtgttcattttaaatcacattataCTGtgtgggatttcttttttcagtgggCACTTGGAgcataaaagaaaattgttcttCACACATACTAACAGGATTCTAACAGGTCCAGAATACAAAAGTAACATGTGATTTAAAGTTTCTTTGAGTGGAAAAAGAAATgggagaaaaatgtgttttcccaCGTTTGCTTCCCTATCTGTCTCTTTatgtattgttttgtctttctgtctttttctttcattctttccgtctttctgtctctgtttttctttctgttctgtttctgccttccctgttcctttttttttggtctctttCCATCTTTGGCCTTACCACTCTTCTAAACATTTCTATTCTTATTTTCATAGGATGTTGAAAACATACATAGAAATCTGGAAGTTTATGTCTGGAAAGTCGGGGATTCTTTTGACATCTGACATGTTGTCTAGATGTTCTAACATAGAATGTGTTTTCTGCTCTGTGTAGTTGAGTCAAGAGGCCCAGAAGAGGCTGTCTGGAGAGCTTGGAGAAGGAATCGGGGATTATGACTACAACAATGCCAACGACACAGCCAACTTCTGTCCCGGTCTTCAGGTCTGGAAAACATTCTTTATGTTAGCAGAAATCTGCTGAGTCTGCAGTACGCGTTAGCAGAACAGACCATCTGCATAGCAACATGGTCATAGTCATACTCATCTTAGAGATTACAACGTCCAGCCGTGATGATACGCTTACTGAATCTGCTGTTTGACTAGACGGTCGACAGCAGCATGAAAGCGGCCGTCCACTCTGTTTCAGGGGGGTGACAGTGATGACGACGTGGAAGGGTTTGCTGGTTCAGATGACACTCAGCCTTCAGGTGACGGTCTGTCTCAGCCCTCACAAGACCTGGAGGGAGTTTCCACATACGGGGAGGAAGATCTGGTGCCTGAGCCACACAAGGTATGCCCTCCGTTTGATACTTTCTATAAGACAAAGACAGAGCCTTACAGCAGGGAGCTTCCATGttacaatgtttttatgtttttctggtGTCGTGTTAAAATAAGATATCAGTGATTGGTTcttttagatcaggggtgtcaaactccagtcctcaagggccagtgtcctccaacttttagatgtgcctctgctgcaccacacctgaatagaataattaggttatTTAAAATACACTGGAGAACTGAtttacacaaggaggaggtaattaagccatttcattccagtgttttgtacctgtggcacatctaaaaactgcaggacagcggccctcgaggactggagtttgacacctgtgctttagATCTATTCAATAAGGAGCATCCAGCTGccacaaattataaaaaatgtaaaaaagcaaaatggaaacatcttctgtttttttctatctaGTCATTTTCGCCACCAGTGGaaagaattgtaaaaaaaaataaacttgtcatAATTCTAGGGCTGCTGCTAAAAATCAAGGGATCTGTGggaattaatcagataaaaaaattggcacattctgcagattcttcatttaagccttttttttaatacaatattaggaattcattaaaataaacaaatcaataacaaaaaaagcattttatgcCCTAAGATGTAACaacacagcattcctttagtaaaCGTTTGATCATTTGAAGCAGAGGATGCATCGCAGCCAAAAGTCTTTCCAACAATACTGCTGAGCTCAGCTCATTCTGCTTGACTTCACATCAATGCAGTGTAGGGCTgatctgcttttttatttttttgcattcacaACTAATACTtgaatagcaaaaggtgctcagttgatttttttattttttatttttttacagaatttaaccaagtgaagctaaaactagattaattgtttcagccctataTAAAATCCAACTAGgtgaaaatgttattaaatgtcCTTTCTATCAGAAATGGAAAACCCCCTGGTGTTCAGTCAGGATGTCCTAATCCACTCCACACTTTCACTCCAGATTTTTGCGTGTAAAACATGTTGAGGACTATATATACTTTCCATTTCAGAACTACGATTTAATAcaatttcagtttattaaatGAGTGGATTGATTTGATATAGAGTATTTTTGTAATGGAGAGAACAGCCTACAGAGTGAAGTCACGAGGGGTGGGTTTGGAAAAGCGTTGGTCAAAAATGATTGAATTACGTCCAAAACGTCAGACCTGATTTTGTGtagttatttaatttcatttttattttgtccaacACTGGTGTTCCAGTTTGTTTACTCAAGTTCATTTAtgatgttcaaaaacaaaaagttcataaaatacaaaatttcatTTTAGTACATTAAACCATGTGGTTGTAACGGAACAAAACGTGAACATGCTTTACCAGTCCGAACACTTTAGGCACTGTAGTTATATTCttgtgtaaaatgtgtaaattattcCTTCGAGGCTTACTGTGTTGCTTTGCTACGAAGGTGAACAAAATTGAAATCAACTACGCCAAGACAGCAAAGAAAATGGACATGAAGAGGCTGAAGAACAGCATGTGGACTCTGCTGACTGACAGcccagaaaaaccaaaacaggtGAATCacttctctctctcatttttttattttattttttattttcccaacatCTTGTCTTGAGAGTTTGCACGGGGCGAGCAAAGTAGCCAGCCAGTCGGCCTGAGCTGGATTTGTTtgattctgtgtgttttattggctTTTCCCCTTGATGCTCCCAGCAGGTGGAGGACAGTGCAGAGGCTCCAGTGTGTGGAGAGAAAGCCTTCAGTCAGACCACAAAGACTCTGCTTCAAAGGTACTGGCCAACCTGCTGGCCCGGCCCGCTACCACTTTAACACTTGTGAAGAATATTAATCAGAGTTGGCGCACGCGCTGCATGAC
This region includes:
- the ncaph gene encoding condensin complex subunit 2 isoform X1, with the translated sequence MSATCTPVSRVRQGWNSSSLNKNIGLSPAACSTPLLAAFPGNDDEQERRQRRRSRVIDLQAANDSSFTDSGSHSTVGTPAAVPKLSNAQISEHYSTCIKLSTENKITTKNAFGLHLIDYMADILKQKDSEITNFKVAAGTLDASTKIYAVRVDAVHADAYKVLGGLGAETKPGEDHGLKDENVDGDEAAGGDVAAKQPKKKRPPKKTVEQNLSNINCADSERRCEVDPMFQRMASSFDESSTAGVFLSVLFSESSRCELLFPSHMTLLQSTPSYSPPTPQRVSASPFKAALQRSQQKSCICPSLQDFSFTSWNPEQTMNQLLEKMKQGEHVFDLNAEPEPEPEEDDCPDFDADYEEGLADCEEGSKEQKEGCESSGPSKGRDVIPIGEGDIATMCLQLSSQPREYSYFSPRTMAAWAGPGYWQFKPKHKLDHVPDKETRKRKPKKSFEIDFNDDVNFDTYFRTTRAATTNSKSALSASNKKTTLPADFKFAPETLSQLSLKPSSSLSQEAQKRLSGELGEGIGDYDYNNANDTANFCPGLQGGDSDDDVEGFAGSDDTQPSGDGLSQPSQDLEGVSTYGEEDLVPEPHKVNKIEINYAKTAKKMDMKRLKNSMWTLLTDSPEKPKQVEDSAEAPVCGEKAFSQTTKTLLQRLPSSMAQNLSVPLAFVALLHLANEKNLELVKVDDMSDIIIRQGQ
- the ncaph gene encoding condensin complex subunit 2 isoform X2; the protein is MSATCTPVSRVRQGWNSSSLNKNIGLSPAACSTPLLAAFPGNDDEQERRQRRRSRVIDLQAANDSSFTDSGSHSTVGTPAAVPKLSNAQISEHYSTCIKLSTENKITTKNAFGLHLIDYMADILKQKDSEITNFKVAAGTLDASTKIYAVRVDAVHADAYKVLGGLGAETKPGEDHGLKDENVDGDEAAGGDVAAKQPKKKRPPKKTVEQNLSNINCADSERRCEVDPMFQRMASSFDESSTAGVFLSVLFSESSRCELLFPSHMTLLQSTPSYSPPTPQRVSASPFKAALQRSQQKSCICPSLQDFSFTSWNPEQTMNQLLEKMKQGEHVFDLNAEPEPEPEEDDCPDFDADYEEGLADCEEGSKEQKEGCESSGPSKGRDVIPIGEGDIATMCLQLSSQPREYSYFSPRTMAAWAGPGYWQFKPKHKLDHVPDKETRKRKPKKSFEIDFNDDVNFDTYFRTTRAATTNSKSALSASNKKTTLPADFKFAPETLSQLSLKPSSSLSQEAQKRLSGELGEGIGDYDYNNANDTANFCPGLQGGDSDDDVEGFAGSDDTQPSGDGLSQPSQDLEGVSTYGEEDLVPEPHKVNKIEINYAKTAKKMDMKRLKNSMWTLLTDSPEKPKQQVEDSAEAPVCGEKAFSQTTKTLLQRLPSSMAQNLSVPLAFVALLHLANEKNLELVKVDDMSDIIIRQGQ